A window of the Chrysemys picta bellii isolate R12L10 chromosome 24, ASM1138683v2, whole genome shotgun sequence genome harbors these coding sequences:
- the CCR10 gene encoding C-C chemokine receptor type 10, translated as MLIPINGPQFVSGSFPGLSPHALTRGQRDSWHHTPRALGLTQTHSLGPSPRGHQGVPFNSLAALALCDLHPHGWGPHCATDPKAHGCTRNRALFNRASVLRVLAGCLLSPTQGMPSPGVTSGVQVPWGQVLDSQRSSQYQVGHVVKPQAASRSGGGHGRVSKKQDACCSFTMTEMPPPNQTFSPWAAEPPVTTDYYYEDGQYPEGVSSLPELCEKGSVQSFARTYQPVVYLLLSALGVAGNGLVLLTHARYRQAHSVTDVCLLHLAMADLLLLLTLPFAVAGALQGWLLGTDACRILQGFYALNFYSGFLFLTCISVDRYMAIVRAPAAYHLRPRARCYGWLAAGLAWLLSTLLALPQFVYSRAEGHQERQLCRMLFPAGVSKPAKGATNLAQVILGFVLPFLVMASCYMAMARILLAARSFQRHKALRVILALVLVFVAFQLPHSLVVLLNTADILGSREMSCAQSRRKDLALVVTSGLAFARCCLNPVLYAFVGVRFRKELRLLASDVGCVGRAQDGQRPSPRCRAPLSTCLDMV; from the exons ATGTTAATCCCAATAAATGGGCCCCAATTCGTGAGTGGCTCGTTTCCGGGCCTGTCTCCCCACGCCCTGACCAGGGGCCAGCGGGACAGCTGGCACCACAcgcccagggctctggggctgaCCCAGACTCACTCCCTGGGCCCCAGCCCACGCGGGCACCAGGGGGTTCCATTCAATTCGCTGGCAGCTCTAGCGCTCTGCGACTTACATCCCCATGGCTGGGGCCCCCACTGTGCCACGGACCCCAAGGCACACGGGTGCACGAGGAACCGTGCTCTGTTCAATCGGGCGTCAGTGCTCAGGGTGTTGGCTGGATGCCTCCTGTCGCCGACACAGGGTatgcccagccctggggtcacCTCGGGCGTTCAGGTCCCGTGGGGGCAGGTCTTGGATTCTCAGAGAAGCTCTCAGTATCAGGTAGGACACGTGGTCAAACCACAGGCTGCGTCGCGCTCGGGGGGTGGCCACGGCAGAGTCTCGAAGAAGCAGGACGCTTGTTGCAGCTTCACAATGACAGAGATGCCTCCCCCAAACCAG ACTTTCAGCCCCTGGGCGGCCGAGCCCCCGGTCACCACCGACTACTACTACGAGGATGGGCAGTACCCGGAAGGGGTCAGCTCCCTGCCCGAGCTGTGTGAGAAGGGGTCTGTGCAGAGCTTTGCCCGCACCTACCAGCCGGTTGTCTACCTGCTGCTGTCAGCGCTGGGCGTGGCGGGGAACGGGCTGGTGCTGCTCACCCACGCCCGCTACCGCCAGGCCCACTCCGTGACCGATGTCTGCCTGCTGCACCTGGCCATGGCCgacctgctgctgttgctgacGCTGCCCTTTGCCGTGGCGGGCgcgctgcagggctggctgctgggcaCCGACGCCTGCCGGATCCTGCAGGGCTTCTACGCCCTCAACTTCTACAGCGGCTTCCTCTTCCTGACCTGCATCAGCGTGGACCGCTACATGGCCATCGTCCGGGCGCCCGCTGCCTACCACCTGCGCCCCCGGGCCCGCTGCTACGGCTGGCTCGCCGCCGGGCTGGCCTGGCTGCTCTCCACCCTGCTGGCACTGCCCCAGTTCGTGTACAGCCGGGCCGAGGGTCACCAGGAACGCCAGCTCTGCAGGATGCTCTTCCCTGCCGGCGTTTCCAAGCCAGCCAAGGGAGCCACCAACCTGGCCCAGGTCATCCTGGGCTTCGTGCTGCCCTTCCTGGTCATGGCCTCCTGCTACATGGCCATGGCCCGCATCCTGCTGGCTGCCCGCAGCTTCCAGCGGCACAAGGCCCTACGCGTCATCCTGGCCCTGGTGCTTGTCTTCGTGGCCTTCCAGCTGCCCCACAGCCTGGTGGTGCTGCTGAACACGGCCGACATCCTGGGCAGCCGGGAGATGAGCTGCGCCCAGAGCCGCCGCAAGGACCTGGCTCTGGTGGTGACCAGCGGCCTGGCCTTTGCCCGCTGCTGCCTTAACCCCGTGCTCTACGCCTTCGTGGGCGTGCGCTTCCGGAAGGAGCTGCGGCTCCTGGCCAGCGATGTTGGCTGCGTGGGCCGGGCACAGGATGGGCAGCGCCCCAGCCCCAGGTGTCGGGCACCACTCTCCACCTGCCTGGACATGGTGTAG